In the Mycolicibacterium thermoresistibile genome, one interval contains:
- a CDS encoding WXG100 family type VII secretion target, with the protein MPQPLKVDPSQLRLQAARLDVASAEAIAKLSANMVAMAGCQMGWKGTALAAFERLRDSWELSDTARATRLEDIALNLHSAANVYEQQDETSGESIDRSI; encoded by the coding sequence ATGCCACAGCCTCTCAAAGTCGATCCGTCTCAACTGCGCCTTCAGGCAGCGCGGCTCGACGTTGCCAGCGCCGAAGCAATTGCTAAGCTAAGTGCGAACATGGTGGCAATGGCCGGATGCCAAATGGGCTGGAAAGGCACTGCTCTGGCAGCTTTCGAACGGTTGCGCGACTCTTGGGAGCTTTCTGACACGGCTCGCGCGACTCGGCTCGAAGACATCGCCCTCAATCTGCATAGTGCGGCGAACGTCTATGAACAGCAAGACGAGACGAGCGGCGAGAGCATCGACCGGTCAATCTGA
- a CDS encoding alpha/beta hydrolase produces the protein MALTFEDVEDWTRKTSTLETLQDELNQRTTTLAGLQEQLAGIRRLDGWEGSASRAARQSFDPVDDDIANAAAAVGAVRTQVGETIAELTELRTAISEAKQYASANGYAIQFNGRVIDLWDLDDRANATPAELEQHKAAEAELQTMVSEIVERGNEIEAESARVLWAANSGEISADGLTDVEQATNAGARFALEPGAEPQEVENWWNTLSPEQQEWMIDNRPDWVRNVDGIPTEVRDESNRIWLPQERARLEDELRQELAANPNPNRPPFGMPARALERKINDLRKIEQVLDQKDTYLIGLDTSGDATKAILAVGNPDEADHVAVTVPGMGSQDDAGSTIEGMTREGTLMQAEAQTQLERAGRGDETVATVAWMNYDTPPGLLEGAGSDARATGAAPVLSNYLESIDVTSTGTEEPHLTLVGHSYGSLAAGLSLQEGASDVVDDYVAYGSPGFYAMDESQLGMQQGHVFVMQAPDDPIRLVAETPWFGGDPADGSFVQLSTTAGTTPDGVYREGASGHSEYPRPFNADGTDRLRVTGYNTAAVIAGLSETAVRK, from the coding sequence ATGGCGTTGACGTTTGAAGACGTCGAGGACTGGACGCGCAAGACGAGCACGCTGGAGACGCTGCAGGACGAACTTAATCAGCGCACCACCACGCTGGCGGGATTGCAGGAACAGCTGGCCGGGATCCGGCGACTCGACGGGTGGGAAGGCAGCGCCTCGCGTGCTGCTCGACAGTCCTTCGATCCAGTTGACGATGACATCGCCAACGCTGCGGCTGCGGTCGGTGCGGTGCGAACTCAGGTCGGGGAAACGATCGCCGAGCTGACTGAGTTACGTACTGCTATTAGCGAAGCCAAGCAGTACGCGAGCGCGAACGGTTACGCCATTCAGTTCAACGGGCGCGTCATCGACTTGTGGGATCTCGACGACAGAGCCAACGCGACTCCTGCTGAACTTGAGCAGCACAAGGCCGCTGAGGCAGAGCTCCAGACGATGGTCAGTGAAATTGTTGAACGCGGGAACGAGATCGAAGCCGAGTCTGCGCGGGTCTTGTGGGCTGCTAACTCCGGGGAGATCAGCGCCGACGGCCTAACCGACGTCGAACAAGCCACTAATGCGGGTGCACGTTTCGCGCTGGAACCCGGCGCAGAACCACAAGAAGTGGAGAACTGGTGGAACACACTCTCCCCCGAGCAGCAGGAATGGATGATCGACAACCGCCCCGATTGGGTCCGGAACGTCGACGGCATCCCCACGGAAGTCCGCGACGAGTCAAACCGAATTTGGCTTCCTCAGGAACGCGCACGTCTGGAAGACGAGTTGAGACAAGAACTTGCCGCGAACCCGAACCCGAACCGGCCACCGTTTGGGATGCCCGCGCGGGCGCTGGAGCGAAAAATCAATGATCTCCGGAAGATTGAGCAAGTGCTTGACCAGAAAGATACTTACCTTATTGGCCTGGATACCTCGGGCGACGCGACTAAAGCAATTCTCGCTGTCGGCAACCCCGATGAAGCGGACCACGTGGCAGTTACTGTGCCAGGAATGGGGTCTCAGGACGATGCGGGTAGCACCATCGAGGGGATGACGCGCGAGGGAACGCTAATGCAAGCCGAAGCCCAAACACAGCTTGAGCGGGCGGGTAGGGGTGACGAGACCGTGGCGACTGTGGCGTGGATGAACTATGACACTCCGCCCGGCCTGCTAGAGGGGGCAGGTAGTGATGCTCGAGCCACGGGAGCCGCGCCGGTGTTGTCGAACTATTTGGAGTCGATCGACGTCACTAGTACCGGTACAGAAGAGCCCCACTTGACCCTGGTCGGTCACTCCTATGGCTCACTGGCCGCCGGGCTTTCGTTGCAGGAGGGTGCAAGCGACGTGGTCGATGACTATGTCGCCTACGGCTCCCCAGGCTTCTACGCCATGGACGAATCCCAACTGGGGATGCAGCAGGGACATGTGTTCGTCATGCAGGCCCCCGACGATCCAATCCGGCTTGTGGCGGAGACCCCGTGGTTTGGTGGTGACCCTGCCGACGGTTCCTTTGTGCAGCTTTCGACGACCGCCGGTACCACCCCCGACGGCGTCTACCGGGAAGGTGCCAGCGGCCACTCTGAATATCCTCGACCGTTTAATGCTGACGGCACGGACAGACTACGAGTGACCGGTTACAACACCGCCGCGGTCATCGCTGGATTATCAGAAACGGCCGTGCGCAAATGA
- a CDS encoding LppA family lipoprotein encodes MTAEEVTALEERLRSKDSAEDTLTHYEALLAQTADQVAALVPGLTWRWNREDTTISCAGPLADTRGVQVLTRHALFDGPIPDEAWPHAFAIVRSQAATLGATDVFTYKDGPGDHDVAISGDDGVEIRFGTRIAATLSARSDCRLKQADLESVSRESR; translated from the coding sequence GTGACCGCCGAAGAAGTGACCGCGTTGGAAGAACGGCTCCGGTCCAAGGACTCGGCCGAGGACACTCTCACCCATTACGAAGCGCTGCTCGCTCAAACGGCAGACCAGGTAGCCGCTCTGGTGCCCGGCCTCACCTGGCGATGGAACCGCGAGGACACCACCATCTCTTGCGCTGGGCCGCTGGCCGACACCCGTGGTGTTCAAGTGCTGACCCGCCACGCGCTTTTCGACGGCCCCATTCCCGATGAAGCATGGCCACACGCATTCGCCATCGTGCGGAGTCAAGCCGCCACCTTGGGGGCGACTGACGTATTCACCTATAAGGATGGGCCTGGCGACCATGACGTGGCGATCTCCGGAGACGACGGGGTAGAGATCCGGTTCGGCACACGGATTGCGGCAACCTTGTCAGCGCGCAGTGACTGCCGCCTGAAACAAGCAGACCTCGAGTCGGTGAGCCGCGAGTCTCGATGA